The Euphorbia lathyris chromosome 2, ddEupLath1.1, whole genome shotgun sequence genome includes a window with the following:
- the LOC136216604 gene encoding uncharacterized protein: protein MEVESVKCECCGLEEDCTQVYITEVKAKFDGKWLCGLCSEAVRDEVGRGKKQFGVEEAVRAHMSFCGKFNSNPAGGVANGMRQILRRRSGDLSSPSSKKYSRSASARLY from the coding sequence ATGGAGGTTGAATCAGTGAAGTGTGAGTGTTGTGGATTGGAAGAAGATTGTACTCAAGTTTACATAACTGAAGTCAAGGCTAAATTTGATGGAAAATGGCTCTGTGGGTTATGTTCTGAAGCTGTAAGAGATGAAGTTGGAAGAGGTAAGAAGCAATTTGGAgttgaagaagcagttagagcTCACATGTCTTTTTGTGGTAAGTTTAATTCTAATCCTGCCGGCGGTGTTGCTAATGGTATGAGACAGATTCTCAGACGACGCTCCGGCGACTtgtcttctccttcttctaaGAAGTATAGTAGATCTGCCAGCGCAAGACTCTACTGA
- the LOC136219719 gene encoding uncharacterized protein gives MKSGSSSSWNSTTTSNSAGMEDRDSCYYPGCRKDANCNCEMCIASINATLDLMPQSIQKSSLTKLSSSRPIVERTPVSFSASILSTPKSHRPPQLETPDLKSTARLDFRMKKEMKRKREQRHRRDCPRFVFGLILLVAVELGFSWGVSGVLRPMFSSDAVCEIGKKSSVLQDLSGKLRVLQNELKVFVADGMVSNCSHMESLWQINQDGLLLNSRCVLYKSAMEEVSIWGWPLQTAGMLKTGFSSRSFTVLSGRLSEWSEGMIGFSNRKGNSTWIQKKWSSSVVQLDPSTWVLEYRRSSILDCSSLSSAIVEVFKQWIWRVMIRLKQETWFFFSVMEAGYNELEVKQHDVKIPT, from the exons ATGAAATCAGGATCGTCATCTTCGTGGAATTCAACAACCACTAGCAATAGCGCGGGTATGGAAGATAGAGACAGTTGTTACTATCCGGGATGCAGAAAAGATGCCAATTGCAATTGCGAAATGTGCATAGCCAGCATCAACGCCACACTTGATCTCATGCCTCAAAGCATTCAGAAATCCTCCCTCACTAAGCTTTCTTCTTCTCGCCCCATTGTTGAACGGACTCCTGTATCTTTTAGTGCTTCAATTTTGTCCACGCCCAAATCACATCGCCCTCCCCAATTAGAAACTCCAGATCTCAAATCAACTGCAAGATTGGATTTTCGTATGAAAAAGGagatgaagagaaagagagagcaGCGACACAGGAGAGATTGCCCGAGATTTGTCTTCGGATTGATCTTGCTTGTTGCTGTGGAATTAGGATTCTCTTGGGGTGTTTCTGGGGTTTTAAGGCCTATGTTTTCATCAGATGCGGTGTGTGAAATTGGGAAGAAGTCTAGTGTTTTGCAGGATTTAAGTGGAAAGCTAAGAGTCTTGCAGAATGAGTTAAAGGTGTTTGTTGCTGATGGAATGGTTTCAAATTGCAGCCATATGGAGTCATTGTGGCAAATTAATCAG GATGGTCTGCTCTTGAATTCCCGGTGTGTACTGTACAAGTCAGCAATGGAGGAGGTGAGCATATGGGGTTGGCCTTTGCAGACTGCTGGAATGCTTAAAACAGGGTTTTCTTCCCGTTCCTTCACAGTATTATCCGGAAGACTTTCAGAG TGGTCAGAGGGGATGATTGGATTCTCAAATAGAAAAGGCAACAGTACATGGATTCAGAAGAAATGGAGTTCCTCAGTAGTCCAGTTGGATCCAAGCACATGGGTACTGGAGTATAGGAGGAGCTCCATATTGGATTGCTCAAGTTTGTCGTCAGCAATTGTAGAGGTTTTCAAGCAGTGGATATGGAGAGTGATGATAAGATTGAAACAAGAAACATggttcttcttctctgttatgGAAGCAGGATATAATGAACTTGAAGTGAAACAACATGATGTCAAGATCCCAACTTGA